In the Lepisosteus oculatus isolate fLepOcu1 chromosome 6, fLepOcu1.hap2, whole genome shotgun sequence genome, one interval contains:
- the LOC102688010 gene encoding integrin beta-1-A-like isoform X1 has product MNSQRLIVVGLFCCLIDGEQIKRGELKCNPVSAQTCEECLVSGPQCAWCFSETFIGPGQLTAERCGDVTTLMEKGCPRDQIEDPRGSTVLLLNENVTTQSKDKKLKPHEIKQLQPQKLLVNLRMGEPQTFEVKFKRVEAYPIDLYYLMDLSFSMEDDLINIKRLGTDLMKEMEGITDDFRIGFGSFVDKTVMPYISTTKDMLENPCKRKQPCARPFSFQNVLRLTNDAQWFHDLVGEQRISGNLDSPEGGFDALMQVAVCEEQIGWRNVTRLLVFSTDAGFHFAGDGKLGGIVLPNDGKCHLENNTYTMSHYYDYPSIAHLAEKLSEKNIQTIFAVTRDVLHLYEGLKIHFPKSAVGILSNDSHNILQLIVDAYNALTSEVIMENSRLPEGFQISYTAVCKDNTTQSGTEGRRCLNISMGDEVKFHISIVAHKCPKDPEEIRVTLKALGFSEEVEILLKVICQCGCYKNRTPDSPKCNNGSGTLECGVCRCKEGYVGTSCECDAEEADTLGLMDLCRKDNSSSTCSNNGRCVCGECVCKKKTPNHFYYGKYCQCDNFRCDQYQGLICGGRGHCECGMCNCFPGFTGSACDCPLSTSGCEAKTGALCNGKGSCVCGVCVCSDSRYQGPTCEICPTCPDRCSVHRDCVWCRVFSKGLLEEECQRQCSHLNITLVQESSQFPPAHHNTGFYMCKEKDEDDCWVHFVYQDDNRANTSYLHVVEKLACPAGPDVLLITGVATGSIVLIGVALLIIWKLITTIHDKREFARFQKELVKAKWDTGENPIYKSAVTTVLNPKFKDQ; this is encoded by the exons ATGAATTCACAAAGATTAATTGTTGTGGGATTGTTCTGCTGTTTAATAGACGGGGAGCAGATAAAACGCG GTGAACTCAAATGTAATCCTGTGAGCGCTCAAACCTGTGAGGAGTGTTTAGTGTCTGGCCCACAGTGTGCGTGGTGTTTTAGTGAG ACGTTTATAGGACCTGGGCAACTGACTGCTGAGCGCTGCGGGGACGTGACCACCCTGATGGAGAAGGGCTGCCCAAGAGACCAGATTGAAGATCCCAGGGGCTCCACTGTGCTGCTTCTCAATGAAAATGTCACAACGCAAAGCAAGGACAAGAAGCTGAAACCTCATGAAATCAAACAGCTGCAACCCCAGAAACTGCTTGTAAATCTTCGGATGG GAGAACCTCAGACCTTTGAGGTGAAGTTCAAAAGAGTGGAGGCCTATCCTATTGACTTGTACTACCTTATGGACCTCTCCTTCTCCATGGAAGATGacttaataaatataaaaaggcTTGGGACAGACCTCATGAAAGAAATGGAAGGTATCACAGATGACTTCAGGATAG GCTTTGGTTCGTTTGTGGACAAGACGGTGATGCCTTACATCAGCACCACCAAGGACATGCTGGAGAATCCCTGCAAGAGGAAACAGCCCTGCGCAAGGCCCTTCAGCTTTCAAAACGTGCTGAGGCTGACGAACGACGCGCAGTGGTTCCATGACCTGGTTGGAGAGCAGCGCATCTCAGGAAATCTGGATTCCCCAGAGGGAGGTTTCGATGCCCTGATGCAGGTGGCAGTGTGTGAG GAGCAAATTGGCTGGAGGAATGTCACCCGTCTGCTGGTGTTCTCCACTGACGCTGGTTTCCACTTCGCCGGAGATGGAAAACTGGGAGGAATTGTTTTGCCAAATGATGGAAAGTGCCACCTGGAGAATAACACATACACGATGAGTCACTACTAT GATTATCCCTCTATCGCTCATCTTGCTGAGAAGCTGAGTGAGAAAAACATTCAGACAATCTTTGCTGTCACTCGTGATGTTCTGCATTTATATGAG gGCTTAAAGATCCACTTTCCAAAAAGTGCCGTTGGAATCCTGTCAAACGACTCCCATAATATATTACAGTTGATTGTGGATGCCTATAAT gccctgacatctGAAGTCATAATGGAGAACAGCAGATTACCTGAAGGGTTCCAGATAAGCTACACTGCTGTGTGCAAAGACAACACCACCCAGTCTGGAACAGAGGGAAGGAGATGTCTGAATATTTCAATGGGAGATGAG GTGAAATTTCACATAAGCATTGTTGCACACAAGTGCCCGAAGGACCCAGAGGAAATTCGAGTTACTCTAAAAGCCCTGGGTTTCAGTGAAGAAGTTGAGATCCTTTTGAAGGTGATCTGTCAGTGCGGATGCTACAAAAACAGAACCCCAGACAGCCCCAAATGCAACAATGGCAGTGGTACTTTAGAATGTGGTGTTTGCAG GTGCAAGGAAGGTTATGTGGGTACCTCCTGTGAATGTGACGCTGAAGAAGCTGACACCCTGGGCTTGATGGACTTATGCAGGAAGGACAACAGCTCAAGCACTTGCAGCAACAACGGGCGTTGTGTGTGCGGCGAGTGTGTCTGCAAAAAGAAAACCCCCAACCATTTCTACTACGGAAAATACTGCCAGTGTGATAACTTCAGATGCGACCAGTACCAGGGCTTGATCTGTGGAG GTAGGGGCCACTGTGAGTGTGGGATGTGCAACTGCTTCCCCGGATTTACGGGAAGCGCCTGTGATTGCCCTCTGAGCACGTCCGGCTGTGAGGCCAAGACTGGGGCCCTGTGCAATGGCAAAGGGAGCTGCGTCTGTGGCGTGTGCGTCTGCAGCGACAGCAGGTACCAGGGGCCCACCTGTGAGATCTGCCCCACCTGCCCCGACAGGTGCAGCGTTCACAG GGACTGTGTGTGGTGCAGAGTCTTCAGCAAGGGCTTGCTGGAGGAGGAGTGCCAGAGGCAGTGCAGCCACCTCAACATTACACTGGTGCAGGAGAGCAGCCAGTTTCCCCCGGCGCACCACAACACTGGCTTCTACATGTGCAAGGAAAAAGACGAAGATGACTGCTGGGTCCACTTCGTGTATCAGGATGACAACAGAGCCAACACCTCCTACCTTCATGTTGTAGAAAAACTAG CATGTCCAGCAGGTCCCGATGTCCTCTTAATCACTGGAGTGGCCACTGGGTCTATTGTTCTCATTGGAGTGGCCCTGCTGATCATCTGGAAACTGATCACAACAATCCATGACAAGAGGGAGTTCGCTAGGTTCCAGAAAGAGCTTGTGAAAGCTAAGTGGGACACG ggTGAGAATCCAATCTACAAGAGTGCTGTCACGACTGTCCTCAACCCGAAGTTTAAGGACCAATGA
- the LOC102688010 gene encoding integrin beta-1-A-like isoform X2 — protein MDLSFSMEDDLINIKRLGTDLMKEMEGITDDFRIGFGSFVDKTVMPYISTTKDMLENPCKRKQPCARPFSFQNVLRLTNDAQWFHDLVGEQRISGNLDSPEGGFDALMQVAVCEEQIGWRNVTRLLVFSTDAGFHFAGDGKLGGIVLPNDGKCHLENNTYTMSHYYDYPSIAHLAEKLSEKNIQTIFAVTRDVLHLYEGLKIHFPKSAVGILSNDSHNILQLIVDAYNALTSEVIMENSRLPEGFQISYTAVCKDNTTQSGTEGRRCLNISMGDEVKFHISIVAHKCPKDPEEIRVTLKALGFSEEVEILLKVICQCGCYKNRTPDSPKCNNGSGTLECGVCRCKEGYVGTSCECDAEEADTLGLMDLCRKDNSSSTCSNNGRCVCGECVCKKKTPNHFYYGKYCQCDNFRCDQYQGLICGGRGHCECGMCNCFPGFTGSACDCPLSTSGCEAKTGALCNGKGSCVCGVCVCSDSRYQGPTCEICPTCPDRCSVHRDCVWCRVFSKGLLEEECQRQCSHLNITLVQESSQFPPAHHNTGFYMCKEKDEDDCWVHFVYQDDNRANTSYLHVVEKLACPAGPDVLLITGVATGSIVLIGVALLIIWKLITTIHDKREFARFQKELVKAKWDTGENPIYKSAVTTVLNPKFKDQ, from the exons ATGGACCTCTCCTTCTCCATGGAAGATGacttaataaatataaaaaggcTTGGGACAGACCTCATGAAAGAAATGGAAGGTATCACAGATGACTTCAGGATAG GCTTTGGTTCGTTTGTGGACAAGACGGTGATGCCTTACATCAGCACCACCAAGGACATGCTGGAGAATCCCTGCAAGAGGAAACAGCCCTGCGCAAGGCCCTTCAGCTTTCAAAACGTGCTGAGGCTGACGAACGACGCGCAGTGGTTCCATGACCTGGTTGGAGAGCAGCGCATCTCAGGAAATCTGGATTCCCCAGAGGGAGGTTTCGATGCCCTGATGCAGGTGGCAGTGTGTGAG GAGCAAATTGGCTGGAGGAATGTCACCCGTCTGCTGGTGTTCTCCACTGACGCTGGTTTCCACTTCGCCGGAGATGGAAAACTGGGAGGAATTGTTTTGCCAAATGATGGAAAGTGCCACCTGGAGAATAACACATACACGATGAGTCACTACTAT GATTATCCCTCTATCGCTCATCTTGCTGAGAAGCTGAGTGAGAAAAACATTCAGACAATCTTTGCTGTCACTCGTGATGTTCTGCATTTATATGAG gGCTTAAAGATCCACTTTCCAAAAAGTGCCGTTGGAATCCTGTCAAACGACTCCCATAATATATTACAGTTGATTGTGGATGCCTATAAT gccctgacatctGAAGTCATAATGGAGAACAGCAGATTACCTGAAGGGTTCCAGATAAGCTACACTGCTGTGTGCAAAGACAACACCACCCAGTCTGGAACAGAGGGAAGGAGATGTCTGAATATTTCAATGGGAGATGAG GTGAAATTTCACATAAGCATTGTTGCACACAAGTGCCCGAAGGACCCAGAGGAAATTCGAGTTACTCTAAAAGCCCTGGGTTTCAGTGAAGAAGTTGAGATCCTTTTGAAGGTGATCTGTCAGTGCGGATGCTACAAAAACAGAACCCCAGACAGCCCCAAATGCAACAATGGCAGTGGTACTTTAGAATGTGGTGTTTGCAG GTGCAAGGAAGGTTATGTGGGTACCTCCTGTGAATGTGACGCTGAAGAAGCTGACACCCTGGGCTTGATGGACTTATGCAGGAAGGACAACAGCTCAAGCACTTGCAGCAACAACGGGCGTTGTGTGTGCGGCGAGTGTGTCTGCAAAAAGAAAACCCCCAACCATTTCTACTACGGAAAATACTGCCAGTGTGATAACTTCAGATGCGACCAGTACCAGGGCTTGATCTGTGGAG GTAGGGGCCACTGTGAGTGTGGGATGTGCAACTGCTTCCCCGGATTTACGGGAAGCGCCTGTGATTGCCCTCTGAGCACGTCCGGCTGTGAGGCCAAGACTGGGGCCCTGTGCAATGGCAAAGGGAGCTGCGTCTGTGGCGTGTGCGTCTGCAGCGACAGCAGGTACCAGGGGCCCACCTGTGAGATCTGCCCCACCTGCCCCGACAGGTGCAGCGTTCACAG GGACTGTGTGTGGTGCAGAGTCTTCAGCAAGGGCTTGCTGGAGGAGGAGTGCCAGAGGCAGTGCAGCCACCTCAACATTACACTGGTGCAGGAGAGCAGCCAGTTTCCCCCGGCGCACCACAACACTGGCTTCTACATGTGCAAGGAAAAAGACGAAGATGACTGCTGGGTCCACTTCGTGTATCAGGATGACAACAGAGCCAACACCTCCTACCTTCATGTTGTAGAAAAACTAG CATGTCCAGCAGGTCCCGATGTCCTCTTAATCACTGGAGTGGCCACTGGGTCTATTGTTCTCATTGGAGTGGCCCTGCTGATCATCTGGAAACTGATCACAACAATCCATGACAAGAGGGAGTTCGCTAGGTTCCAGAAAGAGCTTGTGAAAGCTAAGTGGGACACG ggTGAGAATCCAATCTACAAGAGTGCTGTCACGACTGTCCTCAACCCGAAGTTTAAGGACCAATGA